The following coding sequences are from one Ornithodoros turicata isolate Travis chromosome 1, ASM3712646v1, whole genome shotgun sequence window:
- the LOC135378109 gene encoding uncharacterized protein LOC135378109 isoform X2: protein MATVNCDYQRNSVAVKRLGDIRLEEFLNNGHKIFQFKQNACHACDGYYGPCFGLPLCCTCHAFLYPDVACEEQGDPGWKSDSEDSGNDEPADFYEMVAHGPGKSRPSPLVHKMDKLSECISALSNARAPECTPDGILARMPLEVLSLIFRHLDDLSLWNCSQVCRRWNQILEQELSERHWFLFAQHRWPLFKPRYHVHCWRTMYTRMVESAPCKMCLYDMWGHSSHSAEKMVWGTEATLRGPMASDNSWRAVRLRHELMLLETDPPEGIEAVPLDPLCYHWQAAITGPHDSPYEGGHFFLFLQIPSGYPLKPPVVKFITKIFHPNISRHGDIGIDSIQHNWSLALTISKNQRRHRIDKCADQHPVAADRSLLPCVHGT, encoded by the exons ATGGCCACCGTCAACTGTGACTACCAACGTAACTCAGTGGCGGTAAAAAGACTCGGAGATATTAGATTAGAGGAATTTTTGAACAATGGCCATAAGATTTTTCAATTCAAG CAAAATGCTTGCCATGCCTGTGACGGCTACTACGGCCCCTGTTTCGGGCTTCCACTTTGTTGCACCTGTCATGCGTTCCTCTACCCTGATGTTGCTTGTGAAGAACAAGGGGACCCAGGATGG AAAAGTGATTCAGAAGACTCTGGCAATGATGAGCCAGCAGACTTCTACGAGATGGTGGCTCATGGACCAGGAAAGTCCCGTCCTTCACCACTGGTTCACAAAATGGATAAGCTTTCGGAGTGCATCTCTGCCCTGAGTAATGCTCGCGCTCCAGAGTGTACACCAGATGGCATCCTAGCTCGTATGCCCCTTGAAG TGTTGTCACTGATCTTCCGGCATCTGGATGACTTGTCCCTGTGGAATTGCAGCCAAGTGTGTAGACGCTGGAATCAGATCCTAGAACAGGAGCTAAGTGAGAGGCATTGGTTCCTTTTTGCCCAACATCGCTGGCCCCTCTTTAAGCCCAGATATCACGTGCACTGTTGGCGGACCATGTACACACGCAT GGTGGAGAGTGCGCCATGCAAGATGTGTCTGTATGACATGTGGGGCCACAGTTCTCACAGCGCAGAGAAAATGGTATGGGGAACAGAAGCAACCCTTCGAGGTCCTATGGCATCAGACAATTCGTGGAGAGCAGTTAGGCTAAGGCATGAGCTGATGCTCCTTGAGACTGATCCTCCAGAAGGGATAGAGGCAGTGCCACTGGATCCACTATGCTATCACTGGCAGGCTGCCATCACAGGCCCACATGACAGTCCCTATGAAGGAGGacacttctttcttttcttgcagATACCCAGTGG GTACCCCTTGAAACCACCTGTAGTGAAATTTATCACTAAAATCTTCCACCCAAATATCAGCCGGCATGGAGATATAGGCATAGATTCTATTCAGCACAACTGGAGCCTTGCTCTTACCATATCAAAG